A part of bacterium genomic DNA contains:
- a CDS encoding MBL fold metallo-hydrolase codes for MTAAYPEAAPGINTVDLRERGLPHLTSGYLIRAPRPALVDTGGARSVPVWLDALAALGVRPADIAYVIVTHVHLDHAGGTGHILLHLPNARVVAHPRGSRHLVDPSRLIAGARAVFGLHLETYFGVPEPVPESRLLAVEDGTRLDLGGGHVLRFIDAPGHARHQHMILDAGADALLSGDELGERLPDVADDYVMADTAPNQFDPEAMLRSAERLRELRPRAILFSHFGRYPRSYDALSERLLHEVPVIAAFGRTDGRRATPDEITAALTRHVRADLARRGIGWTAEIRGLLEERLAISAQGIADYHARRDAGSAS; via the coding sequence ATGACGGCGGCCTATCCGGAGGCGGCCCCCGGGATCAACACGGTGGATCTCCGAGAGCGCGGCCTGCCCCACCTGACGTCCGGCTACCTGATCAGGGCGCCGCGGCCGGCACTCGTCGATACGGGGGGCGCGCGGAGCGTGCCGGTCTGGCTCGACGCCCTGGCCGCCCTCGGCGTCCGGCCGGCCGACATCGCCTACGTCATCGTGACGCACGTTCACCTCGACCACGCCGGCGGGACCGGTCACATCCTGTTGCATCTGCCCAACGCCCGTGTCGTGGCGCACCCGCGGGGCAGCCGGCATCTCGTCGATCCAAGCCGGCTCATCGCCGGGGCCCGCGCCGTCTTTGGGCTGCACCTCGAGACGTATTTCGGCGTGCCGGAGCCGGTACCGGAATCGCGGCTCCTCGCCGTCGAAGACGGTACCCGGCTCGATCTCGGCGGCGGCCACGTGCTGCGCTTCATCGACGCGCCGGGCCATGCCCGCCACCAGCACATGATCCTGGACGCCGGCGCGGACGCGCTGTTGTCCGGCGACGAACTCGGCGAGCGCCTGCCGGACGTCGCCGACGATTACGTCATGGCGGACACCGCGCCCAATCAGTTCGATCCGGAGGCGATGCTGCGGTCGGCAGAGCGCCTCCGCGAGCTGCGGCCTCGGGCCATCCTCTTCTCGCACTTCGGCCGCTATCCACGGTCCTACGACGCCCTCTCCGAGCGGCTCCTCCACGAGGTGCCCGTGATCGCGGCGTTCGGCCGGACCGACGGACGCCGCGCGACGCCGGACGAGATCACCGCGGCCCTCACCCGGCACGTCCGAGCCGATCTCGCACGGCGCGGGATCGGCTGGACGGCGGAGATCCGCGGCCTGCTCGAGGAGCGCCTCGCGATCTCGGCCCAGGGCATCGCCGACTACCACGCGCGGCGCGACGCCGGGAG